The Verrucomicrobium spinosum DSM 4136 = JCM 18804 DNA segment TCCGTGGAGCAGGCGTCTCCCCTGGTGGCCGCCCCGGCGGTGAAGGGCGAGTTCCGCTGGACCAGCTCTCGCAGCGGGCAGTTCCGCTTTACCCAGCCGCCCTCGTTTGCCACGAGCTACAAGTTTGCCTTGCGGCCGGGAATGAAAGATGTCGAGGGGACCGCGGTGGAGGCGACGGACTTGGGCGAGTTCGCCACGGAGGGGCTGAAGGTGGCCGATGAATGGCGGGCCTACCCCTACTACTCCGGCGATTCCGCCCAGCGCACCCCGTTTTACATTCTGCAGTTCAACGACCGGGTGAATCCGGCGGAGATCGCCAGGCAAGCCTACTTTGTGAGCAAGTCCAGCCCCGCACGGGTGCCCGCCACCGCCCGCCTGGCCACGGGGAAGGACTTCAAAAAGCAGTACCATGCTGAGCTGGTGCAGACCTGGGAGGAGCAGATCGCAGGCACGAAGCCCACGATCGGGCTGACCGACACCCGGCCCAACGCGATCGTTCTGGAAACAGCGTCTCCCCTGCCCATCGGTCAGGATTGGACGCTCGTGCTGCCGGCGACAATCGCCAATGCGAGCGGCAACGCCACCCTGGAAGGCGATGACACACGGGCGTGGGGAAGCATTCTCCCGCTGGGCATCAAGCGCCTCGTGGCCGAGCCTCACCTTGACCGGCCGCACTCGATCGACATCCTCTTTAACAAGGCAATCAGCAGCAATGATATCCCGCCTGCCCAGGCCGCCCAGCGCATCGCCCCCTTCATCCATGTGGAGCCGCCCGTGCCGGGCCTGAAGGTGGAGGCCAGCTACCAGTCTGTCTCCATCACCGGAGAGTTCACCCTGCACCAGCCCTACACCGTGACGCTGGCCGCCGGATTCCAGGGTGCCGATGGCCTGGCTCTCGCGACGCGCTCCAGGGACACCGTGACCTTCCGGCCGAGCCCGGTCTATGTCTCCACCACCGCCACCACGAACACCCAGCTCGCCTCCGGGAAGGGCATCTTCGATGTCTATGCCGCGAACTACAAGGACCTGCGCCTGCGCGTGAAGCAGCTCTCCGACGGTGAACTGCTGAAGGCCCGGGCCCTGTACGACGAGAGCTACGATCCACACGCGACGGACACAAACAAGTCCGCCCAAAAGGTGAAGGACACCCCGTTTGAAGCCTTCCCCGGCACGGTCATCTACGACCAGACCTATGCGAATGACAAGCCCCTCCAGCAGGCCACGTACATGGAGCTGAAGTGGAGAGACATCCTGGGCCAGCGCCCCGCCGCACCGGTTTTCATTGAGCTGCTGGCGACCGCCCAGGATCAGGCTCCGGGAGGTGCCGTGGTGAACCGGGCGATTGTGGAGTTCACCGACATTGGCCTGCTGGTGAAGGGCACGGACCAGGAGGCTCTGATTTACGCCTTCTCACTGAAGACCGGCCAACCGCTCACGGGTGTGCAACTCACGCTGGCCGATGAGCAGCGCGGATTTCTGAAAGTGGCGCAAACGGACGCGCAGGGCTTCGCCACAGTGCCCTCCAAAGGGGCGGAATGGGTGCTGGCCACCAAGGACCAGGACTGCACCTCCATGAACATCGGCAGCCGTGGCGACCGAATCGGCATGTGGGGCCACGGCATCAACATTGCGTGGGAATCCCCTTTCCGCGACCGGTTCGAGACCTTCATCTTCTCCGACCGCCCGGTGTACAAGCCCGGTGACACGGCCCATGTGAAGGCCATCACCCGGCATCGCAACGGCGATTCCCTCACGCTGGGAGGCAAGCCCGCCACCGCCACCATGGTGCTGACGGACGAGCGCAACCGCACGGTCCTGACGAAGCCGGTCACCTTCACCGCCAACGGCACTTGGGCAGATGACATCACCTTCCCGGACACCACCACCGGCTGGTACAGCCTGCGACTGGAGTACCCGAAGATGGACGCCACGGGCAATCCGCTGCCAGCCTCGGCCAACGGGGATGACGAAGACCTGCAGATCGCCAATCTGGAACTGCGTGTGGATGACTACAAACCCAACACGTTCGAGGTAAAACTGGAGGGCACCCGCAACCGGGTCCTGGGCGACCGGGTGAAAGTGCCGCTCACGGCCAGGTACTACATGGGCAAGGCCCTCTCCTCCGCCAAGGTGAGCTGGAGCGCCGGTCTCGCGGAAGACTACGTGCCCCCTGCGGAATGGGCGGACTATCACTTCGGCGATGCACCCGATTTCTGGCACTACGGTCAGAAAGATCGTGATGATGAGACCGCCGACAGCGACGAGGAAGAGTCCCAGCTCAGCTGGGGCGCGCACGGCGAGTTGACGCTCAATGACGACGGCACGGTGGACATCGAGATGCCCGCCCCTCCGCTGCACAAGGCCTCCCTGCCGCAAACGGTGAGCCTCTATGCGGATGTGACCGACGTAAACCAGCAGACCATCTCCAGCACGACCGAGTTCAAGCTCCCCGGGGCCGACTTCATCGTGGGGGCCAAAAAGCATAGCTGGTACGCCACCGCAGGCAAGCCGTTCGCCTTTGAGCTGGCCGCCCTCACCCCCCAGGGCCAGAGCTTCACCGCGCCAGTGGGCCTGGATGTGAAGGTGGAACGCATGGAGTGGAACACGGTGCGTGTGGAAGGTGCAGGTGGGGCCATCACCACCAAGAACCAGTCCCGGATCATTGAGGAGCTCAAGACCTCCGTGCAGCTCAGCAGCAGCAATGGCCGGGCCAGTGCAGGCACCCTGAGCTTCACCCCCAAGCAGGGCGGCACTTATTTCCTCACGGCCACCGCCGCGGATGCCCAGGGGCGCACCGTGCTCACCCGGGTGCCTTTCTACGCGGTGGGAGGCAAAGGGTTCCCCTGGTCCCTGGAAGATGGCAGCCGCATCACCCTGCAGCCGGACAAGACGACCGTGAAGCCGGGCGAAGAAGTCAGCATCGTGGTGAAGACACCCTTCGCCGGCCAGGCCTTGGTGACGGTGGAACGCAACAGCGTGCTGCGCCATCTGGTGGCCCCCGTTTCGCCCGAGAATCCGGTGGTAAAACTGAAAATGACAGAGGAAGACGGCCCGAATGTCTTCGTCTCCGTGATCGTGATTCGCGGTGCAGCCGACAGCCCCCAGCCGGACCCCATGCCAGAGTACAAGGTGGGCTATTGCGAGCTTACCGTGCCCTCCGACAGGAAGCGCCTCTTTGTGGAGGCCAAGCCCTCCAGCGACACGGTACGCCCGGGTGAAGAGCTCAGTGTGACCGCCACCGTGACGGATGCAGGGAAACAACCTGTGGCCGGTGCCGATGTCACTCTCTATGCAGTGGACGAGGGCGTGCTGAGCCTGATGAACTACCTCACGCCACAGCCGTTCGAGTTCTTCCACATGCCCATGGCCCTGGCCGTGAACAGCTACAGCACCCTGGACTCCCTGCTGGAAGAGGCCCTGGATGACCGCTATCGCGGGAACAAGGGCATTGTCATCGGTGGGGGGGGCGACGACGCCGACCCCAGTGCCGCCCTGCGCAAGAATTTCGTGGCCACCGCCCTGTGGAGCGCCACGCTGACCACCGACGCCCAAGGCAAGGTGAACGCCACCTTCAAGGCCCCTGACAGCCTCACCCGCTATCGCGTCATGGCAGTCGCCGCCAAGGACGCAGATCGCTTTGGCAGTGGCGAGTCCAAGTTCGTGGTGAACAAGCCGCTCATGGTGGACCCGGTGGTACCGCGCTTTGCCCATCTGGGCGATGAAATCCTCATCAAGGGGATCGTCCATAACACGACGCCACACGATGGCAATGTAGAGCTCGAACTGACTCTGGATGACAATGCCATCCTCATCACCGAGCAGCGTCCGTTTGCCCTCGTGGGCGTGCGGAACCGCATCACCATGAATGCCAGCCGCAGCGAGCGCCGCCCCATCACTCTGAAGGCTGGCGAAACGGTCGCTGTGGCCTTCCCGGTGCGCTTTGTGAAGACCGGCACCACCACGTGGAAGTGGCAGGTGCGGACCACCACCTGGGCCCCCGGGGCTCCAGCCCTGAGCGATGCAGTGGAG contains these protein-coding regions:
- a CDS encoding alpha-2-macroglobulin family protein, which encodes MKTRAFFAALCALFAGLSPVPASAVELVIEPDTLSPSSTVELRFDTPMVGKDRVGSVEQASPLVAAPAVKGEFRWTSSRSGQFRFTQPPSFATSYKFALRPGMKDVEGTAVEATDLGEFATEGLKVADEWRAYPYYSGDSAQRTPFYILQFNDRVNPAEIARQAYFVSKSSPARVPATARLATGKDFKKQYHAELVQTWEEQIAGTKPTIGLTDTRPNAIVLETASPLPIGQDWTLVLPATIANASGNATLEGDDTRAWGSILPLGIKRLVAEPHLDRPHSIDILFNKAISSNDIPPAQAAQRIAPFIHVEPPVPGLKVEASYQSVSITGEFTLHQPYTVTLAAGFQGADGLALATRSRDTVTFRPSPVYVSTTATTNTQLASGKGIFDVYAANYKDLRLRVKQLSDGELLKARALYDESYDPHATDTNKSAQKVKDTPFEAFPGTVIYDQTYANDKPLQQATYMELKWRDILGQRPAAPVFIELLATAQDQAPGGAVVNRAIVEFTDIGLLVKGTDQEALIYAFSLKTGQPLTGVQLTLADEQRGFLKVAQTDAQGFATVPSKGAEWVLATKDQDCTSMNIGSRGDRIGMWGHGINIAWESPFRDRFETFIFSDRPVYKPGDTAHVKAITRHRNGDSLTLGGKPATATMVLTDERNRTVLTKPVTFTANGTWADDITFPDTTTGWYSLRLEYPKMDATGNPLPASANGDDEDLQIANLELRVDDYKPNTFEVKLEGTRNRVLGDRVKVPLTARYYMGKALSSAKVSWSAGLAEDYVPPAEWADYHFGDAPDFWHYGQKDRDDETADSDEEESQLSWGAHGELTLNDDGTVDIEMPAPPLHKASLPQTVSLYADVTDVNQQTISSTTEFKLPGADFIVGAKKHSWYATAGKPFAFELAALTPQGQSFTAPVGLDVKVERMEWNTVRVEGAGGAITTKNQSRIIEELKTSVQLSSSNGRASAGTLSFTPKQGGTYFLTATAADAQGRTVLTRVPFYAVGGKGFPWSLEDGSRITLQPDKTTVKPGEEVSIVVKTPFAGQALVTVERNSVLRHLVAPVSPENPVVKLKMTEEDGPNVFVSVIVIRGAADSPQPDPMPEYKVGYCELTVPSDRKRLFVEAKPSSDTVRPGEELSVTATVTDAGKQPVAGADVTLYAVDEGVLSLMNYLTPQPFEFFHMPMALAVNSYSTLDSLLEEALDDRYRGNKGIVIGGGGDDADPSAALRKNFVATALWSATLTTDAQGKVNATFKAPDSLTRYRVMAVAAKDADRFGSGESKFVVNKPLMVDPVVPRFAHLGDEILIKGIVHNTTPHDGNVELELTLDDNAILITEQRPFALVGVRNRITMNASRSERRPITLKAGETVAVAFPVRFVKTGTTTWKWQVRTTTWAPGAPALSDAVESKFEVNSPIPALREVQYFELTSASGSQNLLQRINPQLLESEGDLNLSFSQSRLYEARDALDQTLHYPYGCVEQTSSATLPWLALSRYEAMFPDLLQKAKANDAISKGVRRLLAMQTDSGGLSYWPGGDTPVYWGSAYGAFVLMKAKEWGVPVPQDSLDKLTDYLSKGLREFDLAASTENEKLTDAAMGLYVLAKAGKTEPAYATLLFQRREKLPETARLYLALSMCLNNAAPRQIAELVKAPAKRTPQHRYWAAPELAHPLRLLVATHLGMKAEAQAAATELLRTRTGRGDWGTTFGNAWSLLALSAAERPTKDAAPNPLTLVANWQGTPNQVVLGDNLASQAIQFPLKRNGSPAPLSVALPDTRPVMGRLEVKAYPDLKTFQPVSKGFTIRRKYERLTPIGTREAAKNLRVGDLIVVTLDITVDKPNRYMAINDPLPSVFEPVNPEFVTQNQRQNEEGEDNAWFCDHRELRSDRALFFTNDATDQGQFELKYLARVIAEGDVIVPPTRIEAMYEPNHYGLGEIQRVMTLPMGDGSDVVAR